A genomic segment from bacterium BMS3Abin08 encodes:
- the pepN gene encoding aminopeptidase N, producing MRKAILKFLVCFIAVFGALIMKSYAGNLPVYNLKVGLDLADGIVSGVALIEVPAGINLRLKTGGLQVDGLFVNGRRYDIAGNKWNLFEESKEAKVIEVRYSLKTGVTDSPDGQPESIITPSGAVLLAGWYPEPEGFFRYSLTVTVPDWLEVISEAQARQVYSDEKGKRIIFDAPFPMKGITLVAGRYEKKEEEYNGVLLDTYFFPEDIGLADEYLEYSRRYINLYEPLFGRFPYRRFSIVENRYQTGYSFPTYTLLGSKVIRLPFIVRTSLGHEILHQWFGNYVYVDYEKGNWSEGLTTYLADHWYEHLAGRGAEYRKKIMVDYMNYVNTGNEFSLREFQSRSGLASRAIGYGKAAMFFHMLKKEIGDGAFFNALKNIISGFKFKDASWDDLVDAFSSASGRDLGDYAREWLDRKGLPDIGIENSEVIFRKGKYLLRFEIVQRGEVYKLRLPVKVISGRKETGFIIPVDSKHTYFEKKLDERPERFIVDGEYDVMRRLTGREVPPVISAFSGDRDSIVVIPGRYRELFGDAVGFLEKKGYKVKDEKEVGMDDIRENSLLLFSTDNVIYRRLFAGTPLPGGGLVLKVNRNPLNSDKVVVVVDAKDRGEVSQAFGKLFRYGNYSLLVFDNGKNVRKETGKSDSGIITDLTVRAGVVETGGLDSLSRLVENIKDRRVVYVGEVHTEYSHHVMQYEIIKRLYDADGKVIVGMEMFQRPFQKYLDMYIKGEISEAEMLKKTEYFKRWTYDYNLYRDILQFARSRKIKVVALNVRKELLEKVSAGGLESLTEEELKEVPQDMDMTNEVYRTHLRQIYGRHSKKTRKDFDTFYQSQLLWDETMAETTAETLEAYPDYQVVVLAGDGHVQYSWGIPDRVSRHIKVPSAVIINYGGEEIDRKLADFVLFPSYIETPESPRLMVFLKDSDEGVSVEKVMESGPAGRAGIQEGDIITALDGLTVKDIQDIKIFLVGRNRGDRIRVRLLRKYFIFGSEKLEVEVDL from the coding sequence ATGAGAAAGGCGATCTTGAAGTTCCTGGTCTGTTTTATCGCGGTGTTCGGTGCATTGATTATGAAGTCATATGCCGGTAATCTTCCAGTTTATAATCTGAAGGTCGGTTTGGACCTTGCGGATGGAATAGTTTCAGGAGTTGCCCTGATCGAAGTACCCGCCGGTATTAACTTACGTCTGAAAACAGGGGGATTGCAGGTTGACGGTCTGTTTGTAAACGGGAGGAGGTACGATATTGCGGGGAATAAATGGAACCTCTTTGAAGAGAGCAAAGAGGCCAAGGTCATAGAGGTGCGCTACTCCTTAAAGACGGGGGTGACGGATTCACCGGATGGACAACCCGAAAGTATCATAACCCCTTCCGGCGCAGTGCTTCTTGCAGGGTGGTACCCCGAACCCGAGGGGTTTTTCCGGTACAGTTTGACTGTGACGGTTCCCGATTGGCTCGAGGTGATTTCAGAGGCACAGGCAAGGCAGGTATATTCAGATGAAAAAGGCAAACGGATCATCTTTGACGCCCCTTTTCCCATGAAGGGGATTACCCTTGTTGCCGGCCGGTATGAAAAGAAAGAGGAGGAATACAACGGGGTTCTTCTGGATACTTATTTCTTCCCGGAAGACATTGGTTTAGCAGATGAGTATCTCGAATACTCCAGGAGGTATATTAACCTCTATGAGCCTCTTTTCGGCAGGTTTCCATACAGGAGGTTCTCCATAGTCGAGAACCGGTATCAGACAGGGTATTCCTTCCCGACATACACGCTGCTTGGTTCAAAGGTGATCAGGCTTCCTTTCATTGTAAGGACCTCCCTTGGCCACGAGATACTTCACCAGTGGTTTGGTAATTACGTCTATGTGGACTATGAAAAGGGGAACTGGTCAGAGGGGCTGACTACCTACCTTGCAGATCACTGGTATGAGCACCTTGCGGGAAGGGGAGCTGAATACAGGAAAAAAATCATGGTTGATTATATGAATTACGTCAATACCGGCAACGAATTCAGTCTCAGGGAGTTTCAGAGCAGGTCCGGCCTTGCATCGAGGGCGATCGGATACGGCAAGGCGGCAATGTTTTTTCATATGCTCAAGAAAGAGATAGGGGACGGGGCTTTTTTTAATGCCCTGAAAAATATTATCTCCGGCTTTAAGTTCAAGGATGCCTCCTGGGATGACCTTGTGGATGCATTCTCTTCAGCAAGCGGCAGGGACTTAGGGGATTATGCCCGTGAGTGGCTCGACAGGAAAGGCCTGCCCGATATCGGTATAGAGAATTCGGAAGTGATATTCAGGAAAGGGAAGTATCTGCTCCGCTTTGAGATAGTACAGCGGGGGGAGGTGTATAAATTGAGACTTCCTGTTAAGGTGATCTCGGGCAGGAAGGAGACAGGATTTATTATACCCGTCGATAGTAAACATACATACTTTGAGAAGAAACTTGATGAAAGGCCGGAGAGGTTTATTGTCGATGGGGAATATGATGTTATGAGGAGACTTACCGGGAGGGAGGTGCCCCCCGTCATATCCGCCTTTTCCGGTGACAGGGACAGCATCGTGGTGATACCCGGAAGGTACAGGGAACTTTTCGGAGATGCCGTCGGCTTCCTTGAGAAAAAGGGCTACAAGGTGAAGGACGAGAAGGAAGTGGGGATGGATGACATCAGGGAGAACTCCCTGTTGTTGTTTTCAACGGATAACGTTATTTACAGGAGGCTTTTTGCCGGGACCCCGCTTCCCGGAGGGGGGCTTGTCCTGAAGGTTAACAGGAATCCCCTTAACAGTGACAAGGTGGTGGTGGTGGTGGATGCAAAAGACAGAGGGGAGGTGTCTCAGGCATTCGGGAAGCTGTTCAGGTATGGCAACTATTCCCTTCTGGTTTTCGATAACGGAAAGAATGTAAGGAAGGAGACAGGTAAGTCGGATAGTGGAATAATAACAGACCTGACGGTCCGTGCCGGGGTTGTCGAGACGGGAGGCCTGGACAGCCTGAGCAGACTTGTTGAGAATATTAAGGACAGGAGAGTGGTCTATGTCGGTGAGGTCCATACCGAGTACTCCCACCATGTCATGCAGTATGAGATCATAAAGAGGCTCTATGATGCCGATGGGAAGGTGATAGTTGGTATGGAGATGTTCCAGCGTCCATTTCAGAAATATCTCGACATGTATATAAAGGGGGAGATATCAGAGGCCGAGATGCTAAAAAAGACGGAGTATTTCAAGCGGTGGACCTACGATTACAACCTCTACAGGGATATCCTCCAGTTTGCCCGTTCAAGAAAGATCAAGGTAGTTGCCCTGAACGTACGGAAGGAGTTGCTTGAGAAGGTATCAGCCGGGGGGCTGGAGTCACTGACGGAGGAGGAGCTGAAAGAGGTTCCACAGGACATGGATATGACAAACGAGGTGTACAGGACTCACCTGAGACAGATATACGGGCGCCATTCGAAGAAGACGAGAAAGGATTTTGATACGTTCTACCAGTCACAGCTGTTATGGGACGAAACAATGGCCGAAACCACCGCCGAGACCCTTGAGGCATACCCGGACTATCAGGTGGTTGTTCTGGCGGGTGACGGGCATGTCCAGTACTCCTGGGGTATTCCCGACAGGGTGTCAAGGCATATAAAGGTCCCATCGGCGGTAATTATCAATTACGGAGGAGAAGAGATAGACAGAAAGCTTGCGGATTTTGTCCTTTTCCCATCCTATATTGAAACACCTGAGAGTCCCAGGCTGATGGTTTTTCTCAAGGACAGCGATGAGGGGGTATCTGTTGAGAAGGTAATGGAGAGTGGTCCTGCAGGCAGGGCTGGTATTCAGGAGGGAGACATCATAACGGCCCTTGACGGGCTGACAGTGAAGGATATTCAGGATATAAAGATCTTTCTTGTGGGCAGGAACAGGGGAGACAGGATAAGGGTAAGGCTTCTCAGGAAGTACTTTATCTTCGGGAGTGAGAAACTGGAGGTGGAGGTGGATTTATGA
- the tsaD gene encoding tRNA N6-adenosine threonylcarbamoyltransferase produces the protein MTDRETLILAIDTSCDDTSAAVVKSGREILSNVVSSQAKIHSRFGGIVPELASRSHIVMIWPVVTEALEIAGVTPEDLSGIAVCIGPGLVGSLLVGCCFAKALSYAKGIPLLGINHIEGHIYSAFLCEQAPPYPFLSLVVSGGHTILIRVDAFARYREIGSTRDDAAGEAYDKVAKLLGLGYPGGPAIDSLSGKGNPEAIRLPRPLLTKGYDFSFSGLKTAVRNVTAKLRENNSLNEETVKDICASFQRAVVDVLVKKTIAALKKEGLRGLTISGGVSANRELREFFKNMCESSGITLYLPPRELCTDNAAMIAASGHLHLLMGNLATLDLNARAYLPICSKNDESNMPGS, from the coding sequence ATGACGGACAGGGAGACATTAATCCTCGCTATAGATACATCCTGCGATGACACCTCTGCAGCAGTAGTAAAATCCGGCAGGGAGATACTCTCCAACGTTGTATCATCCCAGGCAAAAATCCACAGCAGGTTCGGCGGCATTGTACCCGAGCTTGCCTCAAGAAGCCACATTGTGATGATATGGCCTGTTGTAACTGAGGCGCTTGAAATCGCAGGAGTCACACCTGAAGACCTCTCGGGGATCGCCGTCTGTATAGGGCCGGGGCTTGTGGGATCTCTTCTTGTCGGCTGCTGTTTTGCCAAGGCGCTGTCCTATGCAAAGGGCATCCCCCTTCTTGGTATAAACCATATCGAAGGACACATATACTCCGCCTTCCTCTGTGAGCAGGCGCCCCCCTACCCCTTCCTGTCCCTTGTGGTTTCGGGGGGGCATACTATACTTATAAGGGTTGATGCATTCGCTAGATACAGGGAGATCGGCAGCACGAGGGATGATGCCGCCGGTGAGGCATACGACAAGGTTGCCAAACTCCTCGGACTCGGTTATCCCGGTGGACCTGCGATAGATTCCCTGTCAGGGAAGGGCAACCCCGAAGCAATACGTCTCCCAAGGCCTTTGCTTACCAAAGGATACGACTTCAGTTTCAGTGGACTGAAAACCGCGGTCAGAAACGTTACCGCGAAATTAAGAGAGAATAACTCGCTCAATGAGGAGACCGTTAAAGACATCTGTGCATCCTTCCAGCGGGCTGTTGTGGATGTCCTTGTAAAAAAAACCATAGCGGCCCTGAAAAAAGAGGGGTTAAGAGGACTTACCATTTCCGGTGGAGTGTCGGCAAACAGGGAACTGAGAGAATTCTTTAAAAACATGTGCGAATCTTCCGGCATTACCCTTTACCTGCCGCCCAGGGAACTCTGTACAGACAACGCTGCAATGATTGCGGCCTCCGGGCACCTCCATCTGCTAATGGGCAACCTCGCAACTCTTGACCTGAACGCAAGGGCCTATCTGCCGATATGTTCCAAAAATGATGAAAGTAACATGCCGGGCTCATAA
- the yfiC gene encoding tRNA1(Val) (adenine(37)-N6)-methyltransferase — translation MNELTLDSICNIRLYQSRKGYRFSIDPVLLSGFAGISGKMKTVADLGAGTGVIGLILAGRYAHISVTLIEMQESLANLAERNISLNHLQGRVKTVCADISRLRDGGYPDLRPGSFDCIVTNPPFRSVGSGRISTIDEKAIARHEIALTQEDLIAGSAFLLKNSGRFFIVYHPVRLTELITCMRNLKIEPKRMRFVHPETGKEATMVLIEGIRSGGVELKVEPPLYIYSPDGEYTDEVARMLGSFQIQL, via the coding sequence ATGAACGAACTTACGCTTGACAGTATATGTAATATCAGGCTGTATCAGAGCAGGAAGGGATACCGCTTTTCCATAGACCCTGTCCTTCTTTCAGGTTTTGCCGGGATATCCGGTAAGATGAAGACCGTGGCGGATCTCGGTGCAGGGACCGGCGTAATAGGGTTAATCCTTGCAGGGAGATATGCACATATATCGGTTACACTTATTGAGATGCAGGAGAGCCTCGCAAATCTCGCGGAGAGGAACATTTCCCTGAACCATCTTCAAGGGAGGGTCAAGACGGTATGCGCTGATATTTCTCGCTTGCGGGACGGCGGATACCCTGACCTCCGTCCGGGTTCTTTTGATTGTATAGTTACCAATCCTCCCTTCCGGTCAGTGGGCTCAGGGAGGATAAGCACCATTGATGAGAAGGCTATCGCCCGTCATGAGATAGCGCTTACCCAGGAGGATCTGATAGCCGGTTCCGCCTTCCTTTTGAAAAACAGCGGGAGGTTCTTTATCGTCTATCACCCCGTCCGGTTGACTGAATTGATAACCTGTATGAGGAATCTTAAAATTGAGCCGAAGAGAATGCGGTTTGTACATCCGGAGACGGGCAAAGAGGCCACGATGGTGCTTATAGAAGGCATTAGATCAGGGGGAGTGGAACTGAAAGTGGAACCGCCCCTTTATATCTATTCTCCGGATGGTGAATATACGGATGAGGTTGCCCGTATGCTGGGTAGTTTCCAGATTCAGTTATAA
- the ruvB gene encoding Holliday junction ATP-dependent DNA helicase RuvB, with amino-acid sequence MEDQGKTEREPEALQEDIQIDIALRPRGFDEFIGQEKIKDNLGVFIEAARKRGEALDHVLFYGPPGLGKTTLAHIISHELGVTIRATSGPILERPGDLAAILTNLNEHDILFIDEIHRMPRIVEEVLYPAMEDYHLDIIIGQGPNARTLKVNLPHFTLVGATTRTGLLTSPLRDRFGVIIRLQYYGPEDLKRIVKRSSGILCVSITDEASYEIARRSRGTPRISNRLLRRVRDFAQVRGDGSIDVDITRHALESMDVDERGLDEMDRGLLKIIIEKYSGGPVGIETLAASLREDKETIEDVYEPFLLQEGLIERTSRGRLATRGAYEHLRIDIPQSLF; translated from the coding sequence ATGGAAGATCAGGGAAAGACAGAGAGAGAGCCTGAGGCATTACAGGAGGATATCCAGATTGATATAGCCCTCAGGCCGAGGGGGTTTGATGAGTTTATCGGTCAGGAAAAGATAAAGGACAATCTCGGGGTATTTATTGAGGCTGCAAGAAAGAGGGGCGAGGCGCTTGATCATGTCCTGTTCTATGGACCGCCGGGGCTTGGCAAGACTACCCTTGCCCACATAATATCCCATGAACTCGGGGTAACCATCAGGGCCACATCCGGGCCGATACTTGAGAGGCCGGGTGACCTTGCCGCAATACTCACTAACCTCAACGAGCACGATATACTCTTTATTGACGAGATTCACAGGATGCCGAGAATAGTTGAGGAAGTGCTTTATCCGGCCATGGAGGATTATCACCTTGACATTATAATAGGGCAGGGGCCCAATGCAAGGACCCTTAAGGTAAACCTTCCCCATTTTACGCTGGTGGGCGCCACAACAAGGACAGGCCTCCTCACCTCCCCGTTAAGGGACCGCTTCGGTGTGATCATAAGGTTACAGTACTATGGTCCCGAAGACCTGAAGAGGATAGTGAAAAGGTCCTCCGGCATCCTATGTGTATCGATAACCGATGAGGCCTCCTATGAGATTGCAAGGAGATCAAGGGGGACCCCAAGGATCTCGAACAGGCTTTTAAGGAGGGTTAGGGACTTTGCCCAGGTGAGGGGTGACGGGTCCATCGACGTCGATATCACACGGCATGCCCTTGAGTCTATGGATGTTGACGAACGCGGGCTTGATGAGATGGACAGGGGGCTGCTGAAAATAATAATTGAGAAGTACAGTGGCGGGCCGGTCGGGATCGAGACCCTTGCAGCTTCTCTCAGGGAAGACAAGGAGACCATCGAGGATGTATATGAACCCTTTCTGCTGCAGGAAGGCCTTATCGAGAGGACGTCGCGCGGAAGGCTTGCCACCCGTGGCGCATATGAGCATCTCAGAATCGATATACCCCAGAGTCTTTTCTAA
- a CDS encoding dTDP-4-dehydrorhamnose 3,5-epimerase translates to MTGFRNGDIEGILVKSLKVFKDERGWLTELFRDDELSEGLHLPMCYLSLTYPGVVRGPHEHREQTDYFCFFGEFHLYLWDNRRGSPTYRNHKVIEDTEKKTVIVPPGVVHAYKNAGKGEGFVLNFPDRLFMGWGKEEEVDEIRYENDPDSPFKL, encoded by the coding sequence TTGACCGGCTTCAGAAATGGAGATATCGAGGGGATCCTTGTTAAGTCCCTGAAGGTATTTAAGGATGAGCGTGGCTGGTTGACCGAGCTTTTCAGGGATGATGAGCTTTCCGAAGGGCTCCATCTGCCGATGTGCTATCTTTCGCTTACATATCCCGGGGTTGTAAGGGGTCCACATGAGCACAGGGAACAAACGGACTACTTCTGTTTCTTCGGTGAATTTCACCTCTACCTCTGGGACAACAGGAGAGGCTCTCCAACCTACCGTAATCACAAAGTAATAGAGGATACGGAGAAAAAGACGGTGATCGTGCCGCCGGGTGTTGTGCATGCCTATAAAAATGCAGGCAAGGGGGAGGGTTTTGTACTGAACTTCCCGGACAGGCTTTTCATGGGATGGGGGAAGGAGGAAGAGGTTGACGAGATCAGATACGAGAATGATCCGGATAGTCCCTTCAAGCTTTAA
- the lolA gene encoding outer-membrane lipoprotein carrier protein precursor — translation MMKTSLSYSPVIAAVLLLLMFNTAFSINGSALQRLKRSYLNIETLKGGFVQKTYINDLKKNTLFKGEFYLKRPGLMRWNYTSGSSDTVYLKGDEIIIYQPSESQAFISDINRFGMERSPLRILLNLDDIEKDYSVKEEGNRIILHPKGSSVIRSLELVLDEAPFPVKRIIFSDQYGNRTEIEVMDLTVNGKIPEATFTFKLPEGTTLIRQ, via the coding sequence ATGATGAAAACTTCACTTTCATATAGCCCTGTAATCGCTGCTGTCCTTTTGCTTTTAATGTTTAATACAGCCTTCTCAATCAACGGCTCCGCACTCCAGCGCCTGAAGAGGAGTTACCTGAACATTGAGACACTGAAGGGCGGCTTTGTCCAAAAGACCTACATTAATGATCTCAAAAAAAACACCCTCTTCAAAGGAGAATTTTATCTGAAAAGGCCAGGTCTTATGAGGTGGAACTATACAAGTGGAAGCTCTGACACGGTGTATCTCAAGGGAGATGAGATAATCATCTACCAGCCTTCCGAGTCGCAGGCCTTTATTTCGGACATTAACAGATTCGGGATGGAGAGGTCCCCCCTGCGTATTCTTCTGAACCTTGACGACATAGAAAAAGACTATTCCGTTAAGGAGGAAGGAAACAGAATCATCCTGCACCCAAAGGGTTCATCCGTTATAAGATCCCTGGAGCTTGTGCTGGATGAAGCCCCCTTCCCTGTTAAGAGGATAATTTTTTCAGACCAATACGGCAACAGGACCGAGATTGAGGTTATGGATTTAACCGTCAACGGTAAAATACCGGAGGCAACATTCACCTTTAAGCTCCCCGAAGGAACGACCCTTATCAGGCAATGA
- the rmlA gene encoding glucose-1-phosphate thymidylyltransferase, whose protein sequence is MKALILSGGKGTRLRPLTHTMAKQLVPVAGKPILGYVADHISDAGIKEVGVITSPDTGSEVKAYLGTGRKWGVRFTYIRQDEPLGLAHAVMVAHEFLGRDDFVMYLGDNLMGQGIREAVRRFKTDDADVFIYLKEVDNPRQFGVAELKSDGSIKRLVEKPSRPPSNLALVGVYVFSERIHEAISMISPSKRGELEITDAIQKLILMNRVVKSEVLEGWWLDTGKKDDLLQANDTVLDEYVRRSIKGRIDKKSKVLGRVDINNGSSVKNSVIRGPVRIGRKSEIVNSFIGPYTSIGEGVRIYNSVVEHSVILDETVIRDIGRLEDSLIGRSAQVLRGNHRHKALRLMVGDDSTIEV, encoded by the coding sequence ATGAAGGCACTAATCTTAAGTGGTGGTAAGGGAACAAGGCTTCGTCCCCTTACGCATACTATGGCAAAGCAGCTTGTTCCTGTTGCCGGAAAGCCCATTCTTGGATATGTGGCTGACCATATTTCGGATGCCGGTATCAAGGAGGTAGGGGTAATTACCTCACCTGACACCGGCAGTGAAGTGAAGGCATATCTTGGAACGGGAAGAAAGTGGGGAGTCAGGTTTACCTATATAAGGCAGGATGAACCCCTGGGGCTTGCTCATGCAGTGATGGTTGCGCACGAGTTTCTCGGGAGGGATGACTTTGTCATGTATCTCGGGGACAACCTCATGGGGCAGGGTATCAGGGAAGCGGTAAGGAGGTTTAAAACCGACGATGCCGATGTCTTTATTTACCTTAAAGAGGTTGACAATCCAAGGCAGTTCGGTGTTGCGGAACTGAAGAGCGATGGCAGTATCAAACGGTTGGTCGAGAAACCATCAAGACCACCTTCAAACCTGGCCCTTGTTGGTGTTTATGTCTTCTCCGAGAGGATACACGAGGCAATATCCATGATCAGTCCTTCAAAGAGGGGGGAGCTGGAGATTACCGATGCCATTCAGAAGCTTATACTGATGAACCGTGTCGTAAAAAGTGAGGTTCTGGAGGGATGGTGGCTTGATACCGGTAAAAAGGACGATCTTTTGCAGGCGAACGATACAGTGCTGGATGAGTATGTAAGGAGATCCATAAAGGGCAGGATAGATAAAAAAAGCAAGGTTCTTGGAAGGGTGGATATCAACAACGGCAGTTCGGTAAAGAACTCCGTAATTCGTGGTCCTGTCAGGATTGGCAGAAAGAGTGAGATAGTGAATTCCTTTATCGGGCCCTATACGAGCATAGGCGAGGGGGTGAGGATTTACAACTCGGTGGTTGAACACTCCGTTATTCTTGATGAAACGGTGATAAGGGATATAGGGAGGCTGGAGGACAGTCTTATCGGCAGGTCCGCACAGGTTTTACGTGGTAATCACAGACATAAGGCCCTGAGGCTCATGGTTGGTGATGATTCCACGATAGAGGTGTAA
- the wcaJ gene encoding UDP-glucose:undecaprenyl-phosphate glucose-1-phosphate transferase, whose amino-acid sequence MKPILQILSVILIDIISYTVSLYLSCELRAVVLPKIIPDLSPFLFTFPYAIKFFWMPALFVFFIAYERLYTTRLPFWDENKKLAKSITLSVLVIMTIVTLGKMSDSVSRLVLLSLWITSLIIFPIFRLWGKKILYKIGVCKERVLILGAGNAGRLVLKWIQRERHIGYDVIGFLDDDPGKTGAFVEDKKVFGKIRHFPKFVKEFGVQTIIIATPSLAATPLSKIVGDVQKHVRHTILVPELYGIALLNTELLHLFYEEIFLLNIQNNLKSFTNRLIKRAFDLSIGILLLPFLLMLTAIIGILIKLETPGPVIYSHNRIGSKGRQFKCYKFRTMHKDSEEILQQLIESNSVARKEWEQYWKITDDPRVTRIGKFLRKTSLDELPQIFNVLKGEMSLIGPRPYLIREKSAIEDKLDIITSVPPGITGLWQVSGRSNTTYPYRIRLDMWYIMNWSLWLDIFIILKTFKVVLGMKDVK is encoded by the coding sequence ATGAAACCCATCCTTCAGATCCTGTCGGTAATACTTATCGATATAATAAGTTATACTGTCTCCCTCTATCTCAGTTGTGAACTCAGGGCGGTTGTTCTTCCGAAAATAATACCGGATCTATCGCCCTTCCTCTTTACATTTCCATACGCCATCAAATTCTTCTGGATGCCTGCACTCTTCGTATTCTTCATAGCATACGAGCGCCTCTATACAACAAGACTCCCCTTCTGGGATGAAAACAAGAAACTGGCAAAATCCATAACCTTATCCGTCCTTGTTATTATGACGATAGTCACTCTGGGGAAGATGTCCGACAGTGTATCACGACTTGTGCTTCTGTCCCTGTGGATCACTTCCCTGATCATTTTCCCCATCTTCAGGCTATGGGGAAAGAAAATTCTCTATAAAATAGGTGTATGTAAAGAGAGGGTCCTCATACTCGGCGCCGGCAATGCCGGAAGGCTTGTCTTGAAATGGATACAGAGAGAACGGCATATCGGATACGATGTAATCGGATTCCTTGATGACGACCCCGGCAAGACCGGCGCCTTTGTCGAAGATAAAAAGGTCTTTGGTAAGATAAGGCATTTTCCTAAATTCGTAAAGGAATTCGGGGTGCAGACCATAATCATTGCAACGCCGTCACTTGCTGCAACTCCCCTCTCAAAGATCGTCGGGGATGTTCAGAAACATGTCAGGCACACGATTCTTGTTCCGGAACTCTACGGCATCGCCCTCCTGAACACCGAACTGCTGCATCTCTTCTATGAAGAGATATTCCTTCTCAATATCCAGAACAACCTGAAATCCTTCACAAACCGGTTAATCAAGCGGGCCTTTGATCTGTCTATCGGCATACTCCTGCTGCCCTTTCTTCTGATGTTGACGGCAATTATCGGGATACTTATTAAACTTGAAACCCCCGGCCCCGTTATATATTCCCATAACCGGATCGGCAGTAAAGGCAGGCAGTTCAAATGCTACAAGTTCAGGACGATGCATAAGGACTCCGAGGAGATTCTGCAGCAGCTTATAGAAAGCAACAGTGTTGCACGGAAGGAATGGGAACAGTACTGGAAAATAACCGATGACCCGAGGGTTACGAGGATAGGGAAGTTCCTCAGGAAGACCTCTCTCGATGAATTACCCCAGATCTTCAACGTATTAAAGGGAGAGATGAGCCTGATAGGACCAAGACCCTACCTGATAAGGGAAAAATCCGCAATTGAGGACAAACTGGACATTATAACCTCTGTCCCACCGGGTATTACCGGCCTGTGGCAGGTAAGCGGCAGAAGCAACACGACCTACCCTTACAGAATAAGACTTGACATGTGGTATATAATGAACTGGTCCCTGTGGCTCGATATCTTTATAATACTCAAGACATTTAAAGTAGTGCTTGGCATGAAGGATGTAAAATGA
- the ruvA gene encoding Holliday junction ATP-dependent DNA helicase RuvA, translating into MIGIISGKLLTKSPEYIVVEAGGVGYEVSVPVSVLSELPDVGSDVVIYIHMNVRDDAIDLYGFLDAQVKRVFRMLLGVTGVGPRLALNILSGDSVEDFLRAIETEDTGFLTRLPGVGKKTAQRMIFELKEKLPSSGVERDRVYDDTLSALVNLGYKKTTAAQVLERLYRNGMRDIEELLRESLKYLNK; encoded by the coding sequence GTGATTGGCATTATCAGTGGAAAACTTCTGACAAAGAGTCCCGAATACATAGTTGTTGAGGCCGGCGGCGTGGGTTATGAGGTCTCAGTCCCCGTCAGCGTTCTTTCCGAACTGCCTGACGTCGGGAGTGATGTTGTCATTTATATTCACATGAATGTGCGTGACGATGCAATCGATCTGTACGGATTTCTTGACGCACAGGTCAAGAGGGTCTTCAGGATGCTACTCGGTGTTACGGGTGTTGGACCAAGGCTTGCTCTGAACATACTTTCCGGGGATTCAGTAGAGGATTTCCTCCGGGCTATCGAGACGGAAGACACGGGTTTTTTGACAAGGCTCCCCGGGGTTGGAAAAAAGACGGCGCAGAGGATGATCTTTGAGTTAAAGGAAAAACTGCCCTCCTCAGGGGTTGAGAGAGACAGGGTTTATGATGACACCCTTTCAGCGCTTGTGAACCTCGGTTATAAAAAGACCACTGCGGCCCAGGTCCTTGAACGTCTTTACAGAAACGGTATGAGGGATATAGAGGAGCTTCTCAGGGAGTCTTTAAAGTATCTTAATAAATAA